From the candidate division WOR-3 bacterium genome, the window TCGATAATATCATCGAGAGCCTTAATGTCAGCGTTATTTATCAGCCTGAATATCGCCGATGTGTTGCACTGAGCTATGACGGATTTGTCAATATTCGCCGGTCTCTGGGTCACTGCAACCAGACCCGTGTTGAACTTTCTGCCCTCCGATGTTACGTTTAGAAGTGATTTAGCGCTTACACAACCTCTCCCGGCACTTTGGGGAGCGTAATTGTGAGCTTCCTCGACAACGAGCAAACTTTTAAACGCTCCGTCTGTTTTCTTGGCTTCGCTGAATACTGAATCGCATACACTTGAAACTACCCGCCATCTGTCTTCAATCGAATTCATGTTTTTAAGGTTGAGAATGTAAATCTTCGACTCCTTGATGTTTTCTATAAACTGCTCGGAAATAAATCCGACTTTTCCTGATTCAAGGATTTTTTGGATTTTTTCAAGTTTTTCTCCGGCGAAAGCTTTTTCTTCAGTTTTGCTGAATACCTTTGAAATTTCAGCAAATCTCAATTTCTTAATGTGTTTTAGAAGTTCTTCTTTGAATTTTGGATCTTGTTCAATTTTTAAAAATATGGATTCTAATGTATCTTTTTTCTTTTGCTTCCCTTCTGTAGTTTTTCCATCTGCATATTCTGATAACACAGCAAAATAAGCTTTAAAATCCTTTTCAAAAAAATTTTTAAACGCATACTTTTCGTCAAAAGCTTCATTATCAAGTTCTTCAAGTTTCTGGTTGATATATTGAGAATCAATCTCTTTCTCCTCTTCCCTCTTTTCTTTTATTATTTCTATAAACCTATTCCTTTTTTTCTCTTCGCTTATCTCAGCAGTTGAGGCTTCAAAGGCGTTCAAGAGTATCTTTTTCTCGTATTCGGTAAATGCGGAATTGAACAATAAATCAAAATCGCTTTCCTCGGTCAAAATCTTTTTCTCCAAGATTTTTAAGATCATCTTTTCGTCTAAAACTGTAATATCCTTCGAATCAATTCCTGAATACAATTCACCGGCGTCTTTATTCCCGGGGATATACTCGCCGTGGGTGTCGAATATGACTATTCTGCCTTTTTGATTTTTGAGCCATGGGAAAATGCCCGAAATGAATTTCTTTGTGAAATACGATTTGCCGCTTCCGGTGGTTCCGAAGACCGCCATGTGCTGGGTCAGGATTTTGTTGTAATCAATGAAAACCTCCACATCCTTGTTGGAGGTCAATTTCCCCACGGGATAAAGATCTTTTTCTTCAAAGCCGAGAAGCCTGTGGAGAATTTCCGGTCTCGCGGTTGTGACCACCGAACACGCCGGAACGGCAACCCTGTTTCTCTCCAGTTTCTCTTCCTTGCCGAAATTCACTATTTCCTTGCAAATTTCTATTGTTCCGCTTCTTAACTGTGTAAAACCCTTTTCGTTTATCAGGGCGGTCATCATTGCAAACCGGACGGCTGGATTTTTCTTGTTGAGGACTTCATACATCTCAGCGACCTGCGGGTTCAAACGGTTCTCCGGTGTGAAATCCGGCAGAAATTCGCTGTCGTGAGCCACAGGTTTTACAATCTTGCCAAGCCATCTCCTCTTCTCTCCATCGTAGTCCTCTGACTCGATTTCGACGTATTTCCCGTATTCTATCTCTGTGACACAGACGAAATCGGCTGATCTGTTGTCCGCTTCGCCCAAAACAAAACCTAAAACGTTCTTGTCCAGAGAAAACGATTTTTCCCATAATGACTCGAATTCCTGTGCCAACTCCTTCACTTTTTCAGGATCGGTGATTTCGAGACCCATTTCGTCGTTGTTTCCGGGTTTATTTTCGGTGCCGTATCCGCCGCCTGTAACGTTGAAAGAACCTACTGTCGCGTATGAATCGTCAACTACGTTGAACTTCGCGTGGACGGTTGAAAGATACCTGACCTCGGCTTTGACCGAATCGGCTAATTTCAAAAAATTTTCAATGTCGGTAATCTCAAGGTCTTTTTTCTTGTCCAACCTTACTATAAACCTGATATCTGGAACTTTTCCCTTACTGTCCTTGAAACCTTCCAGAAGTTGCTCGAGCGTGCCGCTTCTGACCCAACCAGAACAAATCCAGATTCTCTTTTTTGCCCCCGAAAAAGCCTTTTTGACCCTGTCGAGATTGCCCCTGTTCGTGAGAAGATCCATTTTTCCTCCTGAAGAATTATTGATTTAAAATGTTTTTCCGATTCAACAAAACACTCTTTCATTGACCGTCTCTTCTCTGCTTTCTCTTCTTGTAAAGCTTCTCAGTGAAACCGCCTTCATCGAGAAATCTTTTTTCTAGCTGTCTCAGTTGTTTATCGAGAAGGTAATTTGTCTGATGAATGAGGCAGATTATTGTGTTGGCTGAAATTTCAGGTTCAGAGAATTCAATATAGGACTTATAAGTCAAATAAGACCTATTCATTGAATAAGAAAGCTTTCTGATTTCCTGAGACCTGGGATCATCTTTCCCCCAAAGTTTCAAATTTCTTTGTCTTAGATAATCCTCATAGTCCAGCAATAGTTCTTCAAGACTTGCTCTTGCAACACCGACTAATTTTAACT encodes:
- a CDS encoding DUF87 domain-containing protein, with product MDLLTNRGNLDRVKKAFSGAKKRIWICSGWVRSGTLEQLLEGFKDSKGKVPDIRFIVRLDKKKDLEITDIENFLKLADSVKAEVRYLSTVHAKFNVVDDSYATVGSFNVTGGGYGTENKPGNNDEMGLEITDPEKVKELAQEFESLWEKSFSLDKNVLGFVLGEADNRSADFVCVTEIEYGKYVEIESEDYDGEKRRWLGKIVKPVAHDSEFLPDFTPENRLNPQVAEMYEVLNKKNPAVRFAMMTALINEKGFTQLRSGTIEICKEIVNFGKEEKLERNRVAVPACSVVTTARPEILHRLLGFEEKDLYPVGKLTSNKDVEVFIDYNKILTQHMAVFGTTGSGKSYFTKKFISGIFPWLKNQKGRIVIFDTHGEYIPGNKDAGELYSGIDSKDITVLDEKMILKILEKKILTEESDFDLLFNSAFTEYEKKILLNAFEASTAEISEEKKRNRFIEIIKEKREEEKEIDSQYINQKLEELDNEAFDEKYAFKNFFEKDFKAYFAVLSEYADGKTTEGKQKKKDTLESIFLKIEQDPKFKEELLKHIKKLRFAEISKVFSKTEEKAFAGEKLEKIQKILESGKVGFISEQFIENIKESKIYILNLKNMNSIEDRWRVVSSVCDSVFSEAKKTDGAFKSLLVVEEAHNYAPQSAGRGCVSAKSLLNVTSEGRKFNTGLVAVTQRPANIDKSVIAQCNTSAIFRLINNADIKALDDIIETISKQISNQLPVYETGQCILTGIGVREPVEVDVG
- a CDS encoding four helix bundle protein, with protein sequence MMSEIVYDATIKFCDRFIEKRSRTHDQMVQASRSGKQNIAEGSMASGTSKKTELKLVGVARASLEELLLDYEDYLRQRNLKLWGKDDPRSQEIRKLSYSMNRSYLTYKSYIEFSEPEISANTIICLIHQTNYLLDKQLRQLEKRFLDEGGFTEKLYKKRKQRRDGQ